One part of the Paroedura picta isolate Pp20150507F chromosome 5, Ppicta_v3.0, whole genome shotgun sequence genome encodes these proteins:
- the LOC143838081 gene encoding glioma pathogenesis-related protein 1-like isoform X1 — translation MKCKLCSWLWLVLELSVCCYAYEKTSLPNIEDQQFIQDCVKIHNYFRSRVNPSASNMQRMTWDPALAKTAKAWAKKCHFDHNIYLKTPGKVHPKFTPVGENIWTGSLSLFSVNGSVKNWYSEVKYYNFGSGACTNVCGHYTQVVWATSYKVGCAVQFCQRVLGFHGLSNGAHFVCNYGPAGNYPVKPYKTGNPCSECNREKCADNLCENPERDQLLSYSSWSPDWDIPAPPTSRSTCDSYCITVLVLRLLFILLTFGIVAMLFKKYPQMFIYE, via the exons ATGAAATGTAAATTGTGTTCTTGGCTCTGGCTGGTATTGGAGCTCTCTGTTTGCTGTTATGCCTATGAAAAGACTTCATTGCCTAATATAGAAGATCAGCAGTTTATACAGGACTGTGTGAAAATTCACAATTACTTTCGGTCTAGGGTGAACCCCTCAGCCAGCAACATGCAACGTATG ACATGGGACCCTGCATTGGCAAAGACAGCCAAAGCATGGGCAAAGAAGTGCCATTTTGATCATAATATCTATCTCAAAACTCCAGGAAAGGTTCATCCCAAGTTTACTCCTGTTGGAGAAAACATCTGGACTGGCTCACTATCTCTGTTCTCTGTTAATGGATCTGTGAAAAACTGGTACAGTGAAGTCAAATACTACAATTTTGGGAGCGGAGCATGTACTAATGTTTGTGGTCATTATACACAG GTTGTTTGGGCAACAAGTTACAAAGTTGGCTGTGCTGTCCAATTCTGCCAGAGAGTTTTGGGTTTTCACGGACTCTCCAATGGAGCACATTTTGTGTGCAACTATGGACCAGC TGGCAACTATCCAGTGAAACCTTACAAAACCGGAAACCCGTGTAGTGAATGTAACAGAGAAAAGTGTGCAGATAATCTCTGTG AGAATCCAGAGCGTGATCAGTTGCTAA GTTACTCCAGTTGGTCTCCAGATTGGGACATACCTGCTCCTCCGACCTCCCGCTCTACATGTGACTCATACTGTATTACTGTGCTAGTACTaagattattatttatattattgacTTTTGGTATTGTGGCCATGTTATTCAAGAAATATCCCCAAATGTTTATATATGAATAA
- the LOC143838081 gene encoding glioma pathogenesis-related protein 1-like isoform X2 — MKCKLCSWLWLVLELSVCCYAYEKTSLPNIEDQQFIQDCVKIHNYFRSRVNPSASNMQRMTWDPALAKTAKAWAKKCHFDHNIYLKTPGKVHPKFTPVGENIWTGSLSLFSVNGSVKNCFFIINAYVYLQKQFFYKVVWATSYKVGCAVQFCQRVLGFHGLSNGAHFVCNYGPAGNYPVKPYKTGNPCSECNREKCADNLCENPERDQLLSYSSWSPDWDIPAPPTSRSTCDSYCITVLVLRLLFILLTFGIVAMLFKKYPQMFIYE, encoded by the exons ATGAAATGTAAATTGTGTTCTTGGCTCTGGCTGGTATTGGAGCTCTCTGTTTGCTGTTATGCCTATGAAAAGACTTCATTGCCTAATATAGAAGATCAGCAGTTTATACAGGACTGTGTGAAAATTCACAATTACTTTCGGTCTAGGGTGAACCCCTCAGCCAGCAACATGCAACGTATG ACATGGGACCCTGCATTGGCAAAGACAGCCAAAGCATGGGCAAAGAAGTGCCATTTTGATCATAATATCTATCTCAAAACTCCAGGAAAGGTTCATCCCAAGTTTACTCCTGTTGGAGAAAACATCTGGACTGGCTCACTATCTCTGTTCTCTGTTAATGGATCTGTGAAAAACTG CTTCTTCATTATAAATGCATACGTGTACCTACAGAAACAATTTTTTTATAAG GTTGTTTGGGCAACAAGTTACAAAGTTGGCTGTGCTGTCCAATTCTGCCAGAGAGTTTTGGGTTTTCACGGACTCTCCAATGGAGCACATTTTGTGTGCAACTATGGACCAGC TGGCAACTATCCAGTGAAACCTTACAAAACCGGAAACCCGTGTAGTGAATGTAACAGAGAAAAGTGTGCAGATAATCTCTGTG AGAATCCAGAGCGTGATCAGTTGCTAA GTTACTCCAGTTGGTCTCCAGATTGGGACATACCTGCTCCTCCGACCTCCCGCTCTACATGTGACTCATACTGTATTACTGTGCTAGTACTaagattattatttatattattgacTTTTGGTATTGTGGCCATGTTATTCAAGAAATATCCCCAAATGTTTATATATGAATAA
- the LOC143839103 gene encoding GLIPR1-like protein 1 produces MRGWLWTMLWLLRDVNGWTKFQPIRYPRITNQTFISQYVDAHNKHRSEVKPTASNMLYMTWDLALARTARAWGKRCIFQQNYFILHRGGGHPDPKFNPPGENKFIANAGRKLFDPTGFIMAWYSEGAFYQYHNNTCKGKCSQYVQVVWDTTYKIGCAIVFCRKLGRHKNVENFVCNYAPRGNALRHPYRTGDPCSACPEGDTCENNLCRNPERDNIKRYTRWFPPWERRIVCDKSCVTVAVIRPLLMFLTFAVAFYLHRYDPDLCLQN; encoded by the exons ATGAGGGGCTGGCTATGGACCATGCTGTGGCTGCTTAGGGATGTGAATGGGTGGACCAAGTTTCAGCCGATACGCTATCCCCGAATTACCAACCAGACTTTTATCAGCCAGTATGTAGATGCCCACAACAAGCACCGCTCTGAAGTCAAGCCAACGGCTTCCAACATGCTATACATG ACCTGGGATCTAGCTTTAGCTAGAACAGCTAGAGCATGGGGAAAGAGATGCATTTTTCAACAAAACTATTTCATACTGCACAGAGGAGGTGGTCACCCTGATCCTAAATTTaaccctcctggagaaaataaattTATTGCAAATGCTGGAAGAAAACTGTTTGATCCTACTGGTTTCATCATGGCATGGTACTCAGAAGGTGCTTTCTACCAATACCACAACAATACATGTAAAGGCAAATGTAGTCAATATGTTCAG GTTGTTTGGGATACAACTTATAAGATTGGATGTGCCATAGTGTTCTGCCGTAAACTGGGTCGAcacaaaaatgttgaaaatttCGTGTGTAATTATGCTCCAAG AGGCAATGCTCTAAGACATCCTTATAGAACAGGAGACCCATGTAGTGCATGCCCAGAAGGAGACACTTGTGAAAACAATCTCTGTC gaAATCCTGAACGTGACAATATTAAGC GCTATACACGATGGTTTCCACCCTGGGAAAGGCGGATTGTATGCGATAAATCCTGTGTCACAGTTGCCGTTATAAGGCCATTGTTAATGTTTCTAACATTTGCTGTTGCTTTTTATTTACATAGATATGATCCAGATTTATGTTTgcaaaattaa